A stretch of Cryptococcus neoformans var. neoformans JEC21 chromosome 10 sequence DNA encodes these proteins:
- a CDS encoding hexose transport-related protein, putative: MGGGAAAGGDFDALLTQNQNGGWRGLFNNGRALGLACFASIGGVLYGYNQGVFGQVQVMYSFEQRYMATLDNTDTKGLLTSILELGAFLGALMAGPLADRFSRKFSISAWCIVFMMGTAIQTGANSNVACIYAGRWFAGMGIGALSMLVPMFNAELAPPGIRGSLVALQQLAITFGIMISYWIGYGTNYIGGTGAGQTTAAWRIPLGLQLVPALVLCVGSCFLPFSPRWLMLKGREEECLTNLAMLRKSTEDAPEVQYEFRALQAERLVEREAAKERYGQEDVNFRVTMAEYKRLFTTKPLLHRLMLGAGCQTLQQWTGINAIIYYAPTIFEQIGLSGAGAGGTISLLATGIVGIVQFVFTIPAVLFVDNFGRKPLLAWGEANMGISHAIIAAIVAVYGDKFDTNKKAGNAAVFFIYWYIANFACTWGPLAWVVSAEVFPLDMRAKGMSVSSGANWIMNFTVAMVTPHMIESIGYKTYIVFMCFCVVGFLYAIFILPELKGLSLEEVDQLFHDTSGAEDRARRERIAAQIGLDKVANQIQHQEKANDSQV, encoded by the exons atggGCGGtggtgctgctgctggtggtgaCTTTGATGCTCTCCTCACTCAAAACCAAAATGGAGGTTGGCGGGGTCTCTTCAATAACGGCCGAGCTCTTGGTTTGGCCTGTTTCGCTTCTATCGGCGGTGTGCTATATGGTTACAACCAG GGTGTTTTCGGTCAAGTCCAAGTCATGTACAGTTTTGAGCAGCGATACATGGCTACT TTGGACAACACTGACACCAAGGGTCTCTTGACCTCTATTCTCGAACTTGGTGCTTTCCTCGGTGCTCTCATGGCTGGTCCTCTGGCTGACAGGTTTTCCCGAAAG TTCTCCATTTCCGCCTGGTGTATCGTCTTTATGATGGGTACTGCCATTCAAACCGGTGCCAACTCTAACGTCGCGTGCATCTACG CTGGTCGATGGTTCGCAGGTATGGGTATCGGTGCTCTTTCTATGCTTGTTCCTATGTTCAATGCCGAGTTGGCTCCTCCCGGTATTCGGGGTTCTCTGGTCGCTCTTCAACAATTGGCCATTACTTTCGGAATCATGATTTCTTACTGGATCGGCTACGGTACTAACT ACATTGGTGGTACCGGTGCCGGCCAGACTACCGCCGCTTGGCGAATTCCTCTCGGTCTCCAGCTCGTTCCTGCTCTGGTTCTCTGTGTCGGTTCttgcttccttcctttctcccccCGATGGCTCATGCTTAAAG GTCGTGAGGAGGAATGTCTTACCAACTTGGCCATGCTCCGAAAGTCTACCGAGGATGCCCCCGAAGTCCAGTACGAGTTCCGTGCCCTTCAGGCCGAGCGTCTTGTCGAGCGTGAGGCCGCCAAGGAGCGATACGGCCAGGAGGACGTCAACTTCCGAGTCACCATGGCCGAATACAAGAGGTTGTTCACTACCAAGCCCCTACTTCACCGACTCATGCTTGGTGCCGGTTGCCAGACTTTGCAACAATGGACTGGTATCAACGCTATCATCTACTACGCTCCTACTATCTTCGAACAGATCGGTCTTAGTGGTGCCGGTGCTGGTGGTACCATTAGTCTTTTGGCCACTGGTATCGTCGGTATCGTCCAGTTTGTCTTCACTATCCCTGCCGTCCTTTTCGTCGACAAC TTCGGTCGAAAGCCTCTCCTTGCCTGGGGCGAAGCTAACATGGGCATCTCTCACGCTATTATTGCCGCTATCGTTGCCGTCTACGGTGACAAATTCGATACCAACAAGAAGGCTGGTAACGCCGCTGTCTTCTTT ATCTACTGGTACATTGCCAACTTTGCCTGCACCTGGGGTCCCTTAGCTTGGGTTGTATCCGCTGAAGTCTTCCCTCTCGACATGCGTGCTAAGGGTATGAGTGTCTCTTCCGGTGCGAACTGGATT ATGAACTTCACCGTGGCCATGGTTACCCCTCACATGATCGAAAGCATTGGCTACAAGACTTACATCGTCTTCATGTGCTTCTGTGTTGTCGGCTTCTTGTacgccatcttcatccttcccGAGCTCAAGGGTCTCTCTCTCGAAGAGGTCGACCAGCTCTTCCACGACACTTCTGGTGCTGAGGACCGAGCACGACGAGAGCGTATTGCTGCCCAGATTGGTTTGGACAAGGTTGCCAACCAGATTCAGCACCAGGAGAAGGCCAATGATTCCCAAGTTTAA